The stretch of DNA ACGACCAAAGTGAAGATCTCTCTACTCACAACCGAGAACGTGCCCTCGAACGCGATCAACGTGGACACGGTGGACGGGCGAGTCACCTTGCACGGGATCGTGTCGACCGACGCCGAGAAGGCGAAGGCCGAAGAGGTCGCGCGCAAGATCGAAGGCGTGCGCACCGTGAACAATCTGCTGCAGGTGGTGCCTTCGAGCCGCAAAGAGGCCGTGAAAGTCGCAGACGCCGATCTGCAGAAACACGTAGAGACGGTGCTCTCCCGCGACGCGGCGCTCTCCGACTCGAGCATCAAGGTCGCGTCGGTGCACGACGGCGTGGTGCTGCTCTCGGGCGACGCCAAGACCTTGTCGGCCCACCGCCGCGCGCTGGCCGATGCCCGCGCGGTGCCAGGCGTGAAGAACGTCTCGAGCGAGATCCAGAGTCCCGACAAGGTCGGCGACGAAGAGCTCTCGACCTCCGGCGCGGATAAGGGCAGCTCGATGAAGTCGGCCGCCTACGACGCGTGGATCACCGCGGCCGCCAAGACGCGCCTGCTCGCCACCTCCGACGTGCCGGCGCTCGACATCAACGTCGACACCGACCACGAGGTCGTGACGTTGTTCGGCTCGGTGCCCAGCGAGACTTCGAAGAAGCTCGCCGAGAACGAGGTCAAGAAGGTCGACGGCGTGAAGGCCGTGAAGAACGAGCTCCAGGTCGTGCCGCAGTCGATGGCCAAGGCCGTCCAGGAGACCGACGACAGTCTGCAGAAATCGATCGACGATCAGCTCGAGTCCCGCAGCGAGCTCAAGGACGCGAGCATCGACGTCGAGGTATCGAAAGGCGTCGCGCGCCTGACCGGCTCGGTCGCGAGCCAGTCGGACCGCCTGCTCGCACTCGCCACCGCGCGAGGCGTGCCGGGCGTGCGCTCCGTGATCGACGAGCTCAAGGTGACCCCACCGGTGAGCTCTCGATGAGAGGCGGTGCCACTCACCGGTTCATTCTCAGCTAGCAAGCACAACAAAACCGCAATCCCCCCCAAGGCCGGGACCGCCGTGAGGCGTTCCCGGCCTTCCCATTTCAGGGGCTGAGGGAGTCGGAGGCGGAGCGGCGCGAGTCAGTGACTCGCAGCTTGTCGGCGATCTCGGCCGCGATCGCGGTCACGCGCGCGGCGGCCTGCTCGGGGCTCTGTTCGAGCGCGATCCCGTGGATCTCCACCACCAGCCGCCCGCGGCGCACGCTCATCTCGGTCTCGAAGTCCTGGAAGCCGTAGCCGTCGTGCAGGCTGCCGCGCTCGCGCCAGAAGGGCGCCACGCAGGCCTCGCCCCCGGGATTGGCCGGGCGCCGCACCAGGTTCTCGCCGCAGTGTCTGGTGTACTCGCGGCAGGCCGATTCCAGCTGGGCCCGCGCCTGGGCCTCGGTCTCGAACACGCGCAGCGTGGTGGCGTTCAGGAAGGGGCCGCCGGCAGCCCCATCGACCAGCCCGTAGCGCGTCGGGTGAAACGTGGAGACGAAGTTGGGCATCGGCTGGATCGGGCGATAGCCCGGAAGGCGCGTCGCGATCGGGCTCGCGATCTCGAGCGGCGCGTCGAGCAGGGGCGTCGGGTCGGCATAGACCAGCGCCACGCTCGGACCGAAGTAGCCACATGCGACACACGCGGCAGCGGCCAAAGCGAGCGCGGCACAGGCGGCCCGGTGTCGATAGAATCCCCGCGCCGTGACGATCCTGACCAATCTCGAGGCCCTGGAAGCCGAGGCGATCTTCATCATCCGCGAGGTCGTCGCGGAGTTCCGCAATCCGGTCATGCTCTACTCGATCGGCAAGGACTCCGGAGTTCTCGCGCACCTGGCGCGCAAGGCCTTCTACCCGGGCAAGCCGCCGTTCCCGCTCCTGCACGTGGACACGACCTGGAAGTTCCGGGCGATGTACGAGTTCCGGGAGCGCTTCGCGCGCGAGAACGGCTTCGAGTTACTGACCTGGACCAACCCCGACGGGAAGGCCAGGAACGTGAACCCGTTCGACTACGGGTCGAGCGTGTACACCAACATCATGAAGACGCAGGCGCTGCTGCAGGCGCTCGAGAAGTACGGCTTCGACGCGGCCTTCGGCGGCGCCCGGCGCGACGAGGAGAAGTCGCGCGCCAAGGAGCGTGTGTACTCGTTTCGCGACCGCAATCACCAGTGGGACCCCAAGAACCAGCGGCCCGAGCTGTGGAACCTGTACAACGCGCGCGTGCACAAGGGTGAGTCGATCCGCGTGT from Myxococcota bacterium encodes:
- a CDS encoding BON domain-containing protein; its protein translation is MTSKTMALFRIGLGVLALALFAAGPSRAAMERPDAWITTKVKISLLTTENVPSNAINVDTVDGRVTLHGIVSTDAEKAKAEEVARKIEGVRTVNNLLQVVPSSRKEAVKVADADLQKHVETVLSRDAALSDSSIKVASVHDGVVLLSGDAKTLSAHRRALADARAVPGVKNVSSEIQSPDKVGDEELSTSGADKGSSMKSAAYDAWITAAAKTRLLATSDVPALDINVDTDHEVVTLFGSVPSETSKKLAENEVKKVDGVKAVKNELQVVPQSMAKAVQETDDSLQKSIDDQLESRSELKDASIDVEVSKGVARLTGSVASQSDRLLALATARGVPGVRSVIDELKVTPPVSSR
- the cysD gene encoding sulfate adenylyltransferase subunit CysD — encoded protein: MTILTNLEALEAEAIFIIREVVAEFRNPVMLYSIGKDSGVLAHLARKAFYPGKPPFPLLHVDTTWKFRAMYEFRERFARENGFELLTWTNPDGKARNVNPFDYGSSVYTNIMKTQALLQALEKYGFDAAFGGARRDEEKSRAKERVYSFRDRNHQWDPKNQRPELWNLYNARVHKGESIRVFPLSNWTELDTWLYIHREGIPVVPLYFAEERPIVERDGNLIMVDDERFRLRPGEQPRMRKVRFRTLGCYPLSGAIESDASDLPSVIREMLLARVSERQGRVIDYDEEASMEKKKREGYF